A single Anopheles arabiensis isolate DONGOLA chromosome X, AaraD3, whole genome shotgun sequence DNA region contains:
- the LOC120905793 gene encoding nucleoside diphosphate-linked moiety X motif 8 encodes MLKKVSELLHPALLANVTQQQQVVARFQALPKLRLSKEPAKKEAAILIPLCLVDGKLSLLYTLRSNKLRNHRGQVSFPGGMKDARDASYETCAVREFVEETGLPKESVRVWGRGNTIIPYFGPSITPIVGHVADFAPGQLRLSTDEVAKVFTVPVELFASAANRRHTQYRANYTMPVFVNGDETVWGITAIITHLFLTALLPGAYSTSLPFVRKYEALKS; translated from the exons ATGCTGAAGAAGGTTTCCGAGTTGCTGCATCCCGCACTGCTGGCTAACgtcacgcagcagcagcaagtcgTCGCCCGCTTTCAAGCGCTTCCGAAGCTACGTTTAAGCAAGGAACCGGCCAAGAAGGAGGCGGCGATCCTGATTCCGCTCTGTCTGGTCGACGGCAAGCTCAGCCTCCTGTACACGCTCCGGTCTAACAAGCTGCGAAACCACCGCGGCCAGGTTTCCTTTCCCG GCGGTATGAAGGATGCGCGCGATGCCAGCTACGAAACCTGTGCGGTGCGTGAGTTTGTGGAGGAAACCGGCCTGCCGAAAGAGTCGGTACGCGTTTGGGGCCGAGGCAATACCATCATTCCATACTTTGGCCCGTCTATCACGCCGATCGTGGGCCACGTCGCGGACTTTGCGCCGGGCCAGCTGCGGCTGAGCACGGACGAGGTGGCCAAAGTGTTTACCGTGCCGGTGGAGCTGTTTGCCAGTGCGGCAAACCGGCGACACACGCAGTACCGGGCCAACTACACCATGCCGGTGTTTGTGAACGGAGACGAGACCGTCTGGGGCATAACGGCTATCATTACGCATCTGTTTCTAACGGCATTGCTTCCGGGAGCGTACAGTACCTCGTTACCGTTTGTGAGGAAATACGAAGCATTAAAGTCCTAG